A window of Limosilactobacillus sp. WILCCON 0051 genomic DNA:
TTATCATCGGCTGTTTGAAAGCATTAGCGATCACTTAACGCCGCACGGTCAACTGTTTGGCGAAACCGGATTTGGCCAGGAACAAAGCATTCAAGATCTTTGTCATCAAGTTGCGCCACATGCTCAAATCGAAACTCGTCATGATATGGCCGATCGTATGCGGATGATTCATGCATGGAACTTTTAAGTTTGGGAAGGAAGCACGATTTTGGAAACAAGAATTTTTAAGCTGAATGAAATTGATCAAGCAGCTCAAGCCATTAAAGATGGACAGTTAGTGGCTTTCCCAACTGAGACGGTCTACGGTTTGGGTGCCGATGCTACTAATGAAGCCGCGGTCAAAAACGTCTATCTTGCTAAAGGGCGGCCCAGCGACAACCCTTTGATCGTTCATGTCGCATCGATTGAAATGGTTGAACGGTACGCGGCTGAGATTCCGAACAGTGCGCGTCAGCTGATGAAGGCATTTTGGCCCGGCTCATTGACGATTATTTTAAAGATCAAGCCAGGCTCGCTTTCAAAAACGGTTACGGGTGGACTGGCAACCGTGGCCTTTCGCTACCCTGACTGTCAGCCGACGCTGGACCTGATCTTAAAAGCCGGCGTTCCGATCGTTGGCCCATCTGCCAATACGTCAGGAAAGCCTAGTCCGACAACGGCTCAGCACGTCTTTCATGATTTGAATGGCAAGATTTTCGGGATTCTTGATAATGGTCCGACACGGGTAGGAGTTGAGTCAACGGTACTGGATCTGTCGACGCCACAGCCCGCCATTCTGCGTCCGGGTGCCGTTACCAAAGCTCAGATTGAATCTGTGATCGGTTCAATCGACTTGGATCAGCACCATGTTGGGACCAATGAAACGCCTAAAGCTCCAGGGATGAAGTATCGCCATTATGCACCAGGCGTTCCAGTAGCCATCGTTGATCCGCAGACGAATTGGCAAAGCGTTAACTCCTGGATTGCCAAGCAGCCATCTAAGGTTGGAGTGATGGCTGCAAAACAGATCCTGGATGCATTCAGCTGGCCGGATAATGCCGTCATCTACTCGCTTGGCGAAGACGTCAGTGATGCCAGTGCACATTTGTTTGCCGGATTGCGATTCTTTGACGATCAAAAAGACGTTGCCTCCATTCTGGTACAGGGTTTGGATGCAACCGGTCTGGGCGCAGCCTACATGAACCGTCTGAATAAATCGGCTGGCGGCAAGCATTTTGAGGCACCGGTCAAATAATTGATAAAATTTGCTTTTTGCCTAAGCAACCAGGTCCGTTTTTGGTACAATAGTTGAGAAACATTTAAGGAGAGTTATATATTCATGGGCAAGTTTGAAGTTATTGAACATCCACTGGTTCAACACAAATTAACGATGATTCGCGACAAAAACGTTGGGACTAAGTTTTTCCGCGAAACGGTCAAGGAAATTTCAACGCTGATTGCTTACGAGGTTTCCAAGAACATGCCGCTTAAAGAAGTTGAAATCAAAACGCCAATCTGCAAAACGACGCAAAAGGAACTGGCCGGCAAGAAGGTTGCTATTGTGCCAATCTTGCGGGCTGGTCTGGGCATGGTTGAAGGATTCACTGATTTGATTCCGGCAGCCAAGATCGGCTTTATCGGCATGTACCGTGATGAAGAAACGCTTAAGCCACATGAATATTTCGTCAAGCTGCCAAGCGATGTTTCGGAACGTCAATTATTCGTTGTCGACCCAATGCTGGCAACGGGTGGTTCGGCAGTTGATGCAATTGGCGCCTTAAAGAAGCGGGGCTGTGAAGAAAAGAACATCAAGTTTGCTTGCCTGGTTGCTGCTCCAGAAGGCGTTAAGGCAATCCAAGCCGCTTATCCGGATGTTGACATCTACACGGCAGCTTTGGATGAACGCTTAAACGAGCAAGGCTACATCGTCCCAGGATTAGGCGATGCCGGTGACCGTCTTTTTGGTACTAAGTAGTCTGCTCTGACATTAAAGGTTCAGTCTGTGATCTGCTCACGGGCTGGGCTTTTTTATTTTGCCGGATAAAAGTCTTAACATTTTTTAACAACTGACGGTAAACGAAGCCAAACTTGTCAAAAATAGTAAAATGGTAGCTGATTGTTAAAATTAAATCCAATAAAGGATCTGAGAGAATGCAGAAATTAAAAGGTTCGGCCGGTTTTGCAAGGCAGTTTTTGATCTTGCTGGTTATCGGGCTGGGTGCGCTGCTGTTTACCTTTCATAATGAGGCTTTTTATCAGCGACCATTGGCAAAAGTTGAACAGGTGCATAACGAAAAAGCCGTTAAACAGACTGATGAGTTTAAAAACGTTGACTGGCAGACCAAACAGCACCTAAGAATTAAAATGCTGAATGGCAAATATCGCGGTCAAGTGCTCACGGTTACCAATACCTATTCTTATTCCGGTGCAATGGATCAGAGGTATCGAGTCGGCAACGAGGTTTTTTTGACGCGCGTTCATGAAAAAAATGGTAAGCTGCATGCTACCATTGCCGGCTATAAGCGCGATACCGTCATTGTTTTTTTAGTCTGGCTGGTAATTTTGCTGCTGTTGTTGATGATGAGAAGACAAGGCAGTTTAGCTCTGCTTAGTGTAATCGTCAATACGATTTTGTTTGTGCTGGCTATTGAGCTGGACCTAAAAATGCAGGCCGCGCACGTGCTGCTGATTTTTGGCGTGCTGGCACTGATTTTTACGATTGTCAGTCTGGTCATGATTTTAGGTTTTACCAGGCGGATGCTGGCTACCTTGGGGGCAACGGTTTTTGGTACGATTGCCGCAATGCTGATCAGTCTGCTGGTTTTTAATCTGACACAGGAACGCGGAATTTATTATGAGTCGATGCAGTATGTCACTCAGGTTCCGCGACCGCTCTTTTTGGCCGAGACGCTGCTGGGATCGCTTGGTGCTGTAATGGATGAGTCAAGTGATATCGTGGCAACGATTTTTGAGCTCAAACAGCTTGATCCAGCTACAACTAAGCGTCAGCTGTTTTTAGCTGGTCGCAGCGTCGGTCAATCCATTATGGGACCGCTGGTTAACGTCTTGTTTCTGATTTTTATGGCCGATACCTTTACCTCATCTTTGCTGTATCTGAAAAATGGCAATTCCTGGGGCTACACGTTTTCGATGAATATGTGTCTGGGTACCGTTCAAAGCTTGATCAGTGGAATCGGCATCGTTTTGGCGATTCCGATTGCCAGTGCATTAGCAGCGCTTTTATTAGGAAAGAAGGCAAAAGCATGAGTACGATTACGGCATTGGGACTGGTCTTGATGATTCTGATGATTTTAGTTGGCGGCAAGCAGGGATGGACATCATTTTTAAGCCTGCTGCTAAACTTTGGCTTTTTATATTTTGCGATCGTACTGATTGCCTTCCACGTTCCGCCATTGTTCGTAACGCTGACGACTGGAACCATTATCTTGGCAGTAACGATTTTTATGGGGGAGGATGATCTAAAAACAACGGTGACGGCTTTTTACGCGTCGCTGATCGTAATGGGAATTCTCCTGCTGCTGATTATTGGTGTTGAGCACTGGGCAATGGTACAGGGCTTTGGTCCCGAAGACAGTGAGGATCTGGAAGGAATGTCGATTCTGATTGGCATCAGCTATCTAAAAGTTGCCGTTACAACGACGATTCTAAGTACGCTGGGAGCGATTGCTGAAGCAGCGATGGCTGTAGCTGCGGGACTGACTGAGGTATTGAACGCGCATCCTGATATCTCGACTGCGCAGATTATGAAAAGCGGCATGGCAATTGGTGGACAGATTATCGGAACGACTTTTAATACTTTGTTCTTTGGCTTTTTTGGCGGTTTTTTAACGCTTTTCATCTGGTTTGCTGGATTACATTACTCATTTGGAACGATTATGAACAATAAGATTTTTGTTGCCGAGATGATAATGGTATTGACTTCTTTCATTGGAGTTTTGCTAACGGTTCCGATTACGGCTTGGATAATGGGGATACGCAAGAAGACGATAGTTGACAGCTTTTCTGAAAACAAGTAAGCTATAGTCTAGTAACTTGAATATCGGTCCTTTAATGAAATCCAGAGAGGTTTCCAAGGACGCGTTAAAATAATCATCCATC
This region includes:
- a CDS encoding L-threonylcarbamoyladenylate synthase, whose protein sequence is METRIFKLNEIDQAAQAIKDGQLVAFPTETVYGLGADATNEAAVKNVYLAKGRPSDNPLIVHVASIEMVERYAAEIPNSARQLMKAFWPGSLTIILKIKPGSLSKTVTGGLATVAFRYPDCQPTLDLILKAGVPIVGPSANTSGKPSPTTAQHVFHDLNGKIFGILDNGPTRVGVESTVLDLSTPQPAILRPGAVTKAQIESVIGSIDLDQHHVGTNETPKAPGMKYRHYAPGVPVAIVDPQTNWQSVNSWIAKQPSKVGVMAAKQILDAFSWPDNAVIYSLGEDVSDASAHLFAGLRFFDDQKDVASILVQGLDATGLGAAYMNRLNKSAGGKHFEAPVK
- the upp gene encoding uracil phosphoribosyltransferase, encoding MGKFEVIEHPLVQHKLTMIRDKNVGTKFFRETVKEISTLIAYEVSKNMPLKEVEIKTPICKTTQKELAGKKVAIVPILRAGLGMVEGFTDLIPAAKIGFIGMYRDEETLKPHEYFVKLPSDVSERQLFVVDPMLATGGSAVDAIGALKKRGCEEKNIKFACLVAAPEGVKAIQAAYPDVDIYTAALDERLNEQGYIVPGLGDAGDRLFGTK
- a CDS encoding YibE/F family protein, which codes for MQKLKGSAGFARQFLILLVIGLGALLFTFHNEAFYQRPLAKVEQVHNEKAVKQTDEFKNVDWQTKQHLRIKMLNGKYRGQVLTVTNTYSYSGAMDQRYRVGNEVFLTRVHEKNGKLHATIAGYKRDTVIVFLVWLVILLLLLMMRRQGSLALLSVIVNTILFVLAIELDLKMQAAHVLLIFGVLALIFTIVSLVMILGFTRRMLATLGATVFGTIAAMLISLLVFNLTQERGIYYESMQYVTQVPRPLFLAETLLGSLGAVMDESSDIVATIFELKQLDPATTKRQLFLAGRSVGQSIMGPLVNVLFLIFMADTFTSSLLYLKNGNSWGYTFSMNMCLGTVQSLISGIGIVLAIPIASALAALLLGKKAKA
- a CDS encoding YibE/F family protein — translated: MSTITALGLVLMILMILVGGKQGWTSFLSLLLNFGFLYFAIVLIAFHVPPLFVTLTTGTIILAVTIFMGEDDLKTTVTAFYASLIVMGILLLLIIGVEHWAMVQGFGPEDSEDLEGMSILIGISYLKVAVTTTILSTLGAIAEAAMAVAAGLTEVLNAHPDISTAQIMKSGMAIGGQIIGTTFNTLFFGFFGGFLTLFIWFAGLHYSFGTIMNNKIFVAEMIMVLTSFIGVLLTVPITAWIMGIRKKTIVDSFSENK